Proteins encoded in a region of the Pseudomonas sp. PDNC002 genome:
- a CDS encoding Nif3-like dinuclear metal center hexameric protein, whose amino-acid sequence MAISLSTLVEEADRFLDAAKIQDYCPNGLQVEGRPQVRRIVSGVTASQALLDAAVEAGADVVLVHHGYFWKGEDARVVGMKQRRLKTLLNNDISLLAYHLPLDLHGEVGNNVQLGRLLGFEIEGPLEPGNPRSIVLVGSLPEPMLPSDLAIHVRDVLGREPLLVDGGQPIRRIAWCTGGAQGYIDQAIAAGVDAYLTGEVSEQTVHSARENGISFIAAGHHATERYGVQALGDYLAKRFAIEHLFIDCPNPA is encoded by the coding sequence ATGGCAATCTCGCTGAGCACATTGGTCGAGGAAGCTGACCGTTTTCTGGACGCTGCGAAGATCCAGGATTACTGCCCCAACGGCTTGCAGGTCGAGGGCCGTCCGCAGGTGCGCCGCATCGTTTCCGGCGTCACCGCCAGCCAGGCGCTGCTGGATGCCGCGGTGGAAGCGGGCGCCGATGTGGTGCTGGTTCACCACGGCTATTTCTGGAAGGGCGAGGACGCTCGCGTGGTCGGCATGAAGCAGCGTCGCCTGAAGACCCTGCTGAACAACGACATCAGCCTGTTGGCCTATCACCTACCGCTGGATCTGCACGGTGAAGTCGGCAACAACGTGCAGCTGGGGCGCCTGCTCGGTTTCGAGATCGAAGGACCGTTGGAGCCGGGAAATCCGCGCTCCATCGTGCTGGTGGGCTCGTTGCCAGAACCCATGCTGCCGAGCGACCTGGCCATCCACGTGCGCGATGTGCTCGGCCGCGAGCCGCTGCTGGTGGACGGCGGCCAGCCGATCCGGCGCATTGCCTGGTGCACCGGCGGTGCCCAGGGCTACATCGACCAGGCGATTGCCGCTGGCGTCGATGCGTACCTGACCGGTGAGGTCTCCGAACAGACCGTGCACAGCGCGCGGGAGAACGGCATCAGCTTCATCGCTGCCGGCCACCACGCCACCGAGCGCTACGGCGTGCAGGCGCTGGGGGATTACCTGGCCAAGCGCTTTGCCATCGAGCATCTGTTCATCGATTGTCCGAACCCTGCCTGA
- the mltB gene encoding lytic murein transglycosylase B produces MRRIAFALPLLVLISACSSKPTPAPQPAQKPTTPTLISPSAHPAFGSVQPITPLRGDFAGNASAQRFIDKMVSQHNFNRQDLQDLFAQTRELDWVIRLMDRQAPTYTPPSGPNGAWLRYRKKFITPDNVQNGVLFWNQYEADLQRASRTYGVPPEIIVGIIGVETRWGRVMGKTRIIDALATLSFSYPRRAEFFSGELEQFLLQARKEGDNPLEMRGSYAGAMGYGQFMPSSFTQYAVDFDGDGHRDLWNPRDAIGSVANYFKQHGWISGDAVAIPAIGQARSLEDGFKTQYPISVLSAAGLRPQGSLGNHQSASLLRLDMGNTYQYWYGLPNFYVITRYNHSTHYAMAVWELGKAVDRQRHGYR; encoded by the coding sequence ATGCGCCGCATCGCTTTCGCCCTGCCTTTGCTCGTCCTGATTTCCGCGTGCAGCAGCAAACCGACTCCCGCCCCGCAGCCGGCCCAGAAGCCGACGACACCCACCCTGATCTCGCCCAGCGCGCACCCGGCATTCGGCTCGGTGCAACCGATCACCCCGCTACGCGGTGATTTCGCCGGCAATGCCAGTGCCCAGCGCTTCATCGACAAAATGGTGAGCCAGCACAACTTCAACCGCCAGGACCTGCAGGACCTGTTCGCCCAGACCCGCGAGCTGGACTGGGTAATCCGCCTGATGGATCGCCAGGCGCCGACCTACACCCCGCCCAGCGGCCCGAACGGCGCCTGGCTGCGCTACCGGAAGAAGTTCATCACCCCGGACAACGTGCAGAACGGTGTGCTGTTCTGGAACCAGTACGAAGCCGACCTGCAGCGCGCCTCGCGCACCTATGGCGTGCCGCCGGAAATCATCGTCGGCATCATCGGCGTGGAAACCCGCTGGGGTCGCGTGATGGGCAAGACCCGCATCATCGACGCGCTGGCCACCCTGTCGTTCTCCTACCCGCGTCGCGCCGAGTTCTTCAGCGGCGAGCTGGAGCAGTTCCTCCTGCAGGCACGCAAGGAAGGCGACAACCCGCTGGAGATGCGCGGGTCCTACGCTGGAGCCATGGGTTACGGGCAGTTCATGCCCTCCTCCTTCACCCAGTACGCCGTGGACTTTGACGGCGACGGCCACCGCGACCTGTGGAACCCGCGCGACGCCATCGGCAGCGTGGCCAACTACTTCAAGCAGCACGGCTGGATTAGCGGTGACGCGGTGGCGATCCCTGCCATCGGCCAGGCGCGCTCACTGGAAGACGGTTTCAAGACCCAGTACCCGATCAGCGTGCTATCCGCCGCCGGCCTGCGCCCGCAGGGTTCGCTGGGCAATCACCAAAGTGCCAGCCTGCTGCGCCTGGACATGGGCAACACCTACCAGTACTGGTACGGCCTGCCGAACTTCTACGTCATCACCCGCTACAACCACAGCACGCACTACGCCATGGCGGTGTGGGAGCTGGGCAAGGCAGTGGACCGCCAGCGCCACGGCTACCGCTGA